A stretch of Pseudomonas taetrolens DNA encodes these proteins:
- a CDS encoding leucyl aminopeptidase gives MELVVKSVSPETLKTATLVVAIGEDLKLGHTAKTIDELSGGALSAVLKRGDLTGKTGQTLLLHSLPNLKAERVLLLGTGKDAELGDRPFRKIISAALGVIKGLGGADAVFALDEVVVKGRDSYGKSRLLAETLIDGEYTFDRFKSQKAEPRALKKITLLTIKPAQAEVQRAVTHAQAIAAGMAFTRDLGNLPPNICHPSFLAEQAKDMGKEYKGLKVEILDEKKIKDLGMGAFYAVGQGSDQPPRLIVMNYSGGKKSEKPFVLVGKGITFDTGGISLKPGAGMDEMKYDMGGAASVFGTLRAVLELKLPINLVCILACAENMPSGGAARPGDIVTTMSGQTVEILNTDAEGRLVLCDALTYAERFKPQAVIDIATLTGACMVALGAHTSGLMGNNDDLIEQLLEAGKQADDRAWQLPLFDEYQEQLDSPFADMGNIGGPKAGAITAGCFLSRFAKAYHWAHLDIAGTAWVSGGKDKGASGRPVPLLTQYLLDRANA, from the coding sequence ATGGAACTGGTTGTAAAAAGCGTTAGCCCAGAAACGTTGAAAACGGCCACTCTGGTGGTCGCCATCGGTGAAGACCTAAAACTCGGGCACACCGCCAAAACCATCGACGAACTCAGCGGCGGCGCACTCAGCGCTGTACTCAAACGCGGCGACCTGACCGGCAAGACCGGTCAAACCCTGCTGCTGCACAGCCTGCCAAACCTCAAGGCTGAACGCGTGCTGCTGCTCGGCACCGGTAAAGATGCCGAACTGGGCGACCGTCCGTTCCGCAAAATCATCAGCGCAGCCCTGGGTGTCATTAAAGGCCTAGGCGGTGCTGACGCCGTGTTTGCCCTCGACGAAGTCGTGGTCAAGGGGCGCGACAGCTACGGCAAGAGCCGCCTGCTGGCAGAGACCCTGATCGACGGTGAATACACGTTCGACCGTTTCAAGAGCCAAAAAGCCGAACCCCGCGCCCTGAAAAAAATCACCCTGCTGACCATCAAGCCTGCACAGGCCGAGGTTCAGCGCGCAGTGACCCACGCCCAGGCAATTGCCGCAGGCATGGCCTTCACCCGCGACCTGGGCAATCTGCCACCCAACATCTGCCACCCAAGCTTCCTGGCCGAGCAAGCCAAGGACATGGGCAAGGAATACAAAGGCCTGAAAGTCGAGATTCTTGACGAGAAGAAGATCAAGGATCTGGGCATGGGCGCTTTCTACGCCGTGGGCCAGGGCAGCGACCAGCCACCACGCCTTATCGTAATGAACTACTCGGGCGGCAAGAAATCCGAGAAGCCTTTCGTCCTAGTCGGTAAGGGCATCACTTTCGACACCGGCGGCATCAGCCTGAAACCAGGCGCCGGCATGGATGAAATGAAGTACGACATGGGCGGTGCTGCCAGCGTGTTCGGCACATTGCGCGCCGTGCTTGAGCTGAAACTGCCGATCAATCTGGTCTGTATTCTTGCCTGCGCCGAAAACATGCCGAGCGGTGGCGCTGCACGCCCTGGCGATATCGTGACCACCATGAGCGGCCAGACCGTGGAAATCCTCAACACCGACGCCGAAGGCCGCCTGGTGCTGTGCGATGCACTGACTTACGCCGAGCGCTTCAAGCCTCAGGCCGTGATCGACATCGCCACCCTGACCGGTGCCTGCATGGTCGCCCTGGGCGCTCACACCTCGGGCCTGATGGGCAACAACGACGACCTGATCGAACAATTGCTGGAAGCGGGCAAGCAAGCTGACGACCGCGCCTGGCAGTTGCCACTGTTCGACGAGTACCAGGAGCAACTGGACAGCCCGTTTGCCGACATGGGCAACATCGGCGGCCCTAAAGCAGGCGCCATCACCGCCGGCTGCTTCCTGTCGCGCTTTGCCAAGGCCTATCACTGGGCTCACCTGGACATCGCCGGTACCGCCTGGGTCAGCGGCGGCAAGGACAAAGGCGCCAGTGGCCGCCCCGTGCCGCTGTTGACTCAATACCTGCTGGATCGCGCCAACGCTTGA
- the lptF gene encoding LPS export ABC transporter permease LptF, whose translation MIVFRYLSREVLLTLSAVSAVLLVIIMSGRFIKYLAQAASGALDPGSLFLIMGFRLPGFLQLILPLGLFLGILLAYGRLYLESEMTVLSATGMSQQRLLGMTMVPATFVALLVAWLSLSLAPQGANQFQLLLNKQDALTEFDTLVPGRFQALSDGSRVTYTEELTNDRTNLGGVFISEKRLAQDAKDRGISVLVAEKGRQEVRPDGSRWLILDNGYRYDGNPGQANYRAIQYETYGVLLPKPDVSDEVTDRDAIPTLDLIGNPAPRAVAELQWRISLPLLVFIVTLIAVPLSRVNPRQGRFLKLLPAILLYMGYLTILISARGALEKGKLSPALGLWWVHALFLLIGLGLLYWEPLRLKLASRRSVKEMARG comes from the coding sequence TTGATCGTCTTCCGTTATCTGTCCCGCGAAGTCCTGCTTACATTGAGCGCTGTCAGCGCTGTGCTGCTGGTCATCATCATGAGCGGTCGCTTTATCAAATACCTGGCCCAGGCTGCTTCGGGCGCCCTGGATCCAGGCTCGCTGTTCCTGATCATGGGCTTTCGCCTGCCTGGCTTCCTGCAGCTCATCCTGCCGCTGGGGCTGTTTCTGGGCATTCTTCTGGCTTACGGGCGTTTGTATCTCGAAAGTGAGATGACCGTGCTGTCGGCCACGGGGATGAGCCAGCAGCGCTTGCTGGGCATGACCATGGTGCCAGCGACGTTTGTGGCGTTGCTCGTGGCCTGGCTAAGCCTGAGCCTGGCACCGCAGGGCGCCAATCAGTTTCAGCTGTTGCTCAACAAGCAGGATGCACTGACCGAGTTCGACACTCTGGTGCCGGGTCGCTTTCAGGCCTTGAGCGATGGTTCGCGGGTGACTTACACCGAAGAGCTGACCAACGACCGGACCAACCTGGGCGGGGTGTTCATTTCTGAAAAGCGCCTGGCCCAGGATGCCAAGGATCGCGGTATTTCAGTGCTGGTGGCCGAGAAGGGCCGTCAGGAAGTTCGCCCGGACGGCAGCCGCTGGTTGATTCTGGACAACGGCTACCGCTATGACGGTAATCCGGGCCAGGCCAACTATCGCGCCATCCAGTACGAAACCTACGGTGTCTTGCTACCCAAGCCGGATGTCAGCGACGAAGTCACGGACCGCGATGCGATCCCGACACTGGACCTGATCGGCAACCCTGCGCCACGCGCAGTAGCCGAGCTGCAATGGCGGATCTCCTTGCCGCTGCTGGTATTTATCGTGACCTTGATCGCCGTACCGCTGTCCCGGGTCAACCCGCGCCAGGGGCGCTTCCTCAAGTTGTTACCGGCCATTCTGCTTTATATGGGTTACCTGACCATCTTGATTTCTGCCCGCGGTGCGCTTGAGAAGGGCAAGCTTTCGCCTGCGCTGGGCTTGTGGTGGGTGCATGCCCTGTTCCTGCTTATCGGTCTGGGATTGTTGTACTGGGAGCCGCTGCGCTTGAAGCTGGCCAGCCGCCGTAGCGTGAAGGAGATGGCTCGTGGGTAA